In Mixta intestinalis, the following are encoded in one genomic region:
- the rfaD gene encoding ADP-glyceromanno-heptose 6-epimerase — MIIVTGGAGMIGSNIVKALNDEGITDILVVDNLKDGTKFVNLVDLDIIDYMDKEDFIASIMAGDDLGDIDAVFHEGACSATTEWDGKYMMDNNYQYSKELLHFCLEREIPFLYASSAATYGGRNDNFIEERRYEQPLNVYGYSKMLFDHYVRQILPEANSQVCGFRYFNVYGPREGHKGSMASVAFHLNTQLNNGENPKLFEGSDGFKRDFIHVSDVAAVNLWFWKNGVSGIFNCGTGRAESFQAVADAALAFHQKGAIEYIPFPEKLKGRYQAFTKADLTKLRAAGYDKPFKTVAEGVADYMAWLNRDA, encoded by the coding sequence ATGATTATTGTGACTGGCGGCGCCGGTATGATCGGCAGCAATATTGTTAAAGCGCTGAATGATGAAGGCATTACCGATATCCTGGTGGTGGATAACCTGAAAGACGGCACCAAGTTCGTCAATCTGGTCGATCTCGACATCATCGATTACATGGATAAAGAGGATTTCATCGCCAGTATTATGGCCGGTGACGATCTGGGCGATATCGATGCGGTATTCCATGAAGGTGCCTGCTCCGCCACTACCGAGTGGGACGGCAAGTACATGATGGATAACAACTATCAGTACTCAAAAGAACTGCTGCATTTCTGCCTGGAACGCGAAATTCCGTTCCTCTACGCTTCCTCCGCTGCAACGTACGGCGGGCGTAACGATAATTTTATTGAAGAGCGTCGCTATGAGCAGCCGCTGAATGTTTACGGCTACTCTAAAATGCTGTTTGACCACTACGTGCGCCAGATCCTACCGGAAGCGAATTCCCAGGTTTGCGGCTTCCGCTATTTCAACGTTTACGGGCCGCGCGAAGGTCACAAAGGCAGCATGGCAAGCGTTGCTTTCCATCTCAATACCCAGCTCAATAACGGTGAAAATCCCAAGCTGTTTGAAGGCAGCGACGGCTTCAAACGTGATTTTATTCACGTTAGCGATGTGGCAGCAGTGAACCTGTGGTTCTGGAAAAACGGTGTTTCCGGTATTTTCAACTGCGGTACCGGGCGTGCCGAATCTTTCCAGGCGGTAGCGGACGCCGCGCTCGCCTTCCATCAGAAAGGTGCTATCGAATACATTCCTTTCCCGGAAAAACTGAAAGGACGCTATCAGGCCTTCACCAAAGCGGATCTCACCAAGCTGCGTGCGGCGGGCTACGATAAACCGTTCAAAACCGTAGCTGAAGGCGTGGCTGACTATATGGCCTGGCTCAACCGCGACGCATAA
- the rfaF gene encoding ADP-heptose--LPS heptosyltransferase RfaF, whose translation MKILVIGPSWVGDMMMSQSLYRTLKAEHPDAVIDVMAPAWCRPLLSRMPEVNDALAMPLGHGALALGERYRLGKALRDKHYQRAFVLPGSFKSALVPFFAGIPRRTGWRGEMRYGLLNDLRKLDKPAFPLMVERYVALAYDKTRINSARDLPQPLLWPRLRVEQYEMLDTAAQFALLSERPIIGFCPGAEFGPAKRWPHYHYATLAQQLISAGYQIVLFGSAKDNETGEQIRQTLSEADRSHCRNLAGKTQLEQAVILLAHCAAVVTNDSGLMHVAAALNRPLVALYGPSSPDFTPPLSQQARVIRLITGYHKVRKGDAEQGYHQSLIDIQPERVMEELQTLLSQQEHA comes from the coding sequence ATGAAAATACTGGTAATCGGCCCCTCATGGGTCGGCGATATGATGATGTCGCAAAGTCTCTATCGCACGCTAAAGGCCGAACATCCTGATGCCGTAATCGATGTGATGGCACCGGCGTGGTGCCGTCCGTTGCTGTCGCGTATGCCGGAAGTTAACGATGCGCTGGCGATGCCGCTGGGCCATGGCGCACTGGCGCTGGGCGAGCGCTATCGTTTAGGCAAGGCGCTGCGCGATAAGCATTATCAGCGTGCTTTTGTGCTGCCCGGCTCGTTTAAATCAGCGCTGGTGCCCTTCTTCGCCGGTATTCCACGGCGCACCGGCTGGCGTGGCGAGATGCGTTACGGCCTGTTAAACGACCTGCGCAAGCTGGACAAACCGGCGTTTCCTCTGATGGTGGAGCGTTACGTTGCGCTGGCCTATGACAAAACCCGCATTAACAGCGCGCGTGATTTACCGCAGCCCCTACTGTGGCCGCGCCTGCGCGTTGAGCAGTATGAGATGCTGGATACCGCCGCGCAGTTTGCGCTCTTATCCGAGCGTCCCATTATTGGTTTCTGTCCGGGGGCAGAATTTGGCCCGGCTAAGCGCTGGCCGCACTATCACTACGCTACGCTGGCGCAGCAGCTGATTAGCGCTGGCTATCAGATAGTGCTGTTCGGCTCCGCAAAAGATAATGAAACTGGCGAGCAGATTCGCCAGACGCTGAGCGAAGCCGATCGTTCCCACTGCCGTAATCTGGCAGGCAAAACGCAGCTGGAGCAGGCAGTGATCTTACTGGCGCATTGTGCAGCAGTGGTCACGAATGATTCAGGTTTGATGCATGTCGCCGCCGCGCTTAACCGCCCGCTGGTAGCACTGTACGGCCCCAGCAGCCCAGATTTTACTCCGCCGCTGTCACAGCAGGCACGCGTGATCCGCCTGATTACCGGCTATCACAAAGTACGCAAAGGTGATGCGGAGCAGGGCTACCATCAAAGCCTGATCGATATCCAGCCCGAACGTGTTATGGAAGAGCTGCAAACTTTACTGAGCCAGCAGGAGCACGCATGA
- the rfaC gene encoding lipopolysaccharide heptosyltransferase RfaC: protein MKVLIVKTSSMGDVLHTLPALTDAMQAIPTVRFDWVVEENFAQIPSWHPAVDRVLPVAIRRWRKHWFGNQQREERVRFRQALQSHEYDVVIDAQGLIKSAALVTRLAKGIKHGQDSRSAREPFASWWYDKRHEISKQQHAVERTRELFAKSLGYEKPQTPGDYAIASHFLANPPADANRYLVFLHATTRENKHWPEDHWRRLIELLAPSGLQIKLPWGAEHEHQRAQRLAAGFNHVEVLPKLTLEQVARTLAGAKAVVSVDTGLSHLTAALDRPNITLYGPTDPGLIGGYGLNQQALRAPENGNMATISADMVQQALQPLLHAEIL from the coding sequence ATGAAGGTGCTGATTGTAAAAACCTCCTCAATGGGGGACGTGCTTCATACGTTACCTGCACTCACCGACGCGATGCAGGCAATACCCACGGTGCGTTTTGACTGGGTTGTGGAGGAAAATTTCGCGCAAATTCCTTCCTGGCATCCGGCCGTCGATCGCGTCTTACCCGTTGCTATACGTCGCTGGCGTAAGCACTGGTTTGGCAACCAGCAGCGAGAAGAGCGTGTACGTTTCAGGCAGGCATTGCAGTCACATGAATATGATGTGGTCATTGATGCACAGGGGCTGATAAAAAGCGCGGCGCTGGTAACGCGTCTGGCAAAAGGCATTAAGCACGGGCAGGACAGCCGCAGCGCGCGCGAGCCATTCGCCAGCTGGTGGTATGACAAGCGTCATGAAATCAGTAAACAACAGCATGCGGTAGAGCGTACCCGCGAGCTGTTTGCTAAAAGCCTCGGTTATGAAAAACCGCAGACGCCGGGCGACTACGCCATCGCTTCCCATTTTCTGGCGAACCCGCCAGCCGACGCTAATCGCTATCTGGTTTTTTTACACGCTACCACGCGTGAAAATAAACACTGGCCGGAAGATCACTGGCGCAGGTTGATTGAACTACTGGCACCGAGCGGATTGCAGATTAAACTTCCCTGGGGAGCCGAGCACGAACACCAAAGGGCTCAGCGCCTGGCGGCAGGCTTTAATCATGTAGAAGTCTTGCCTAAGCTAACGCTGGAGCAGGTTGCACGCACGCTGGCGGGTGCAAAAGCTGTCGTCTCGGTAGATACCGGGCTGAGCCATCTTACCGCCGCGCTCGATCGCCCAAACATTACCCTATATGGCCCAACAGACCCGGGGCTGATCGGTGGTTATGGCTTGAATCAGCAAGCGCTTCGCGCCCCTGAGAACGGCAATATGGCCACGATAAGTGCTGATATGGTGCAGCAGGCGCTACAGCCTTTATTACATGCGGAAATTTTATGA
- a CDS encoding glycosyltransferase family 2 protein produces the protein MNSPRLSIIVTAHNCEKWLQGTLNSIVASAGDALPRCEILIINDASEDNTQSIIESFAAVYPQIRHQQTQLRNIGKVRNYAVEQAHGDYILMVDGDDKLLSGAICTHLSILEETTPDIFLSRLIEDRGSKASRTVVWHNCLPEMLSHDEAIARFLVHRDIQAHFIGQYFLRSLLLDYPFPPFICYEDAWLFPLLLTKSRKTLYSKDGFYLYNKHASSLSTTVHPDKISCLLTATGHMDEVLPSHFNSLITCHWIDIANRYKEILKSTGEWEKVIRRINQQNLFSFLFSNKIRWSYKRKMLKVRRLK, from the coding sequence ATGAACTCCCCCCGCCTGAGTATTATTGTTACTGCTCATAACTGTGAAAAATGGCTGCAAGGAACACTTAACAGCATTGTCGCCTCAGCAGGCGACGCTCTGCCGCGTTGTGAGATTCTTATTATTAATGATGCTTCAGAAGATAATACACAAAGCATTATTGAAAGCTTTGCCGCGGTCTATCCTCAAATTCGTCATCAACAAACCCAGCTACGTAATATTGGTAAAGTTCGCAATTATGCTGTCGAACAGGCTCACGGCGACTATATACTTATGGTTGACGGTGATGATAAGTTACTTTCTGGTGCCATTTGTACACACTTGTCGATATTAGAAGAGACAACGCCTGATATTTTTTTAAGCAGACTGATTGAAGACAGGGGCAGTAAAGCAAGCCGCACCGTTGTATGGCATAATTGCCTTCCCGAAATGCTGAGCCATGATGAGGCGATCGCTCGATTTTTGGTACATCGAGATATTCAGGCTCATTTTATCGGCCAGTACTTTCTTCGCAGCTTATTGCTGGATTATCCTTTTCCTCCTTTTATTTGCTATGAGGATGCCTGGCTTTTTCCTTTACTGTTAACTAAAAGTCGGAAAACTTTATATTCTAAAGATGGATTTTATCTTTACAATAAACATGCTTCCAGCCTGTCAACAACTGTCCATCCTGACAAAATTTCCTGTTTGCTAACGGCTACCGGGCATATGGATGAAGTCCTTCCGTCTCATTTTAACTCGCTTATCACTTGCCACTGGATAGATATTGCTAACCGATATAAGGAAATATTAAAGTCGACCGGTGAGTGGGAAAAAGTAATAAGAAGAATTAATCAGCAAAACTTATTTTCTTTTCTCTTTAGTAATAAAATAAGGTGGAGTTATAAGCGTAAGATGTTAAAAGTAAGGCGGCTGAAGTAG
- a CDS encoding O-antigen ligase family protein, with product MIKGQPFTGWIKISKMKLNWRELLYFFALSTVMLSVICTFIDEKSAKVAFYWAFYFSIPGIIVSWRQINRSHIWLVGALVLLGASKVIWFYWHYLGQPELNPFNDYLNAGKRLLIAAVIGYYLFKEYAHFPLLSQRIVEWGLFIAFISATGYGFYQFLSGSQRVEFSLDRATVSAYGYAMLSAITIFIVAAKKSKKHQILWCLALFIISWFIIIQTGTRNMMAAFPVVIFFIGLLQFKYLGWRAAVGSFIAILLLGAACYQPMIKPRLDKTITEIDRYSQDQGNKMGSLTSRFAMWNIGIACFRAYPLGMNMEQRETWFKRYVKEHHRDASALPYVSVHLHNELIDSATLQGILGALTILLFYMIILINALRRKNALLLSVIAIVIISGLTDVVFISRELTVCTSLLLILSVIWKDLITIQQKR from the coding sequence ATGATTAAGGGACAACCTTTTACAGGCTGGATAAAGATTTCAAAAATGAAATTAAACTGGCGAGAACTGTTATATTTTTTTGCGTTGTCAACCGTTATGCTTTCCGTTATATGCACCTTTATTGATGAAAAATCAGCAAAGGTAGCTTTTTACTGGGCATTTTATTTTTCAATCCCAGGAATTATCGTAAGCTGGCGACAAATTAACCGCAGCCATATTTGGTTGGTAGGAGCGCTGGTTTTACTCGGTGCCAGTAAAGTGATCTGGTTCTACTGGCACTATTTGGGGCAGCCAGAGTTAAATCCTTTTAATGACTATCTTAATGCCGGGAAACGTTTATTGATAGCTGCCGTTATAGGTTACTATCTGTTTAAAGAGTATGCACATTTTCCTTTACTCAGTCAGCGTATTGTAGAGTGGGGATTGTTTATTGCTTTTATTAGCGCGACGGGTTATGGCTTCTATCAATTTTTAAGTGGTTCTCAGCGAGTGGAATTTAGTCTGGATCGCGCTACGGTTTCAGCTTATGGCTATGCGATGTTATCAGCGATTACTATTTTTATAGTAGCGGCAAAAAAAAGTAAAAAACACCAGATTTTATGGTGCCTGGCTTTATTTATTATCTCATGGTTTATTATTATTCAGACCGGTACACGTAATATGATGGCAGCGTTTCCGGTTGTTATATTTTTTATTGGCTTGCTCCAGTTTAAGTATTTAGGCTGGAGAGCTGCTGTGGGAAGCTTTATCGCTATACTTTTGCTTGGCGCAGCATGCTACCAGCCGATGATTAAACCCAGACTGGACAAAACGATTACTGAAATTGATCGCTATAGTCAGGATCAGGGAAACAAAATGGGATCGTTAACCAGCCGGTTTGCTATGTGGAATATAGGTATAGCCTGTTTCAGAGCATATCCGCTGGGAATGAATATGGAACAAAGGGAAACGTGGTTTAAGCGCTATGTTAAAGAACATCATCGTGATGCCAGCGCGCTGCCCTATGTCTCCGTGCACTTGCATAATGAATTAATCGATAGCGCGACCCTGCAAGGTATACTTGGTGCTTTGACGATACTTTTGTTTTACATGATAATTTTGATTAACGCGCTGCGTAGAAAAAACGCTTTGCTACTTTCTGTGATAGCCATAGTAATAATAAGTGGCCTGACGGACGTTGTTTTTATCAGCCGCGAGTTGACGGTTTGTACTTCGCTTCTGCTTATCCTGAGCGTTATATGGAAAGACCTAATTACTATACAGCAGAAGCGATAG
- a CDS encoding polysaccharide deacetylase family protein — MNKPAFLITIDTEGDNLWRNHRTITTRNTLFLPRFQALCEKYGFKPTWLTNYEMAGDPAYVEFARDAITRGQAEVGMHLHAWNSPPEVALTDDDWRWQPYLIEYPDNVLRAKVKFMTDLLEEKFQTKMVSHRAGRWAFDERYAAVLRELGYQVDCSVTPRVSWRNSPGVPQGQGGTDYTHFPHHAYFLDPDDISRSGASTLLEVPMSTQYKHSALVNRLKQGYHRLRGKTRGPSVNWLRPSGGNLVAMQQVVEASLAEGNDYVEFMLHSSEFMPDGSPTFKNEADIERLYEDLEGLFSWLQARTRGMTLAEYYQYFRCGKND, encoded by the coding sequence ATGAATAAACCAGCTTTTCTCATCACAATTGATACCGAAGGCGACAATCTCTGGCGCAATCATCGAACCATTACAACGCGGAATACGCTTTTTTTACCGCGTTTTCAGGCGCTCTGTGAAAAATATGGTTTTAAGCCAACGTGGCTGACTAACTATGAAATGGCTGGCGATCCCGCCTACGTAGAGTTTGCACGTGATGCCATTACACGCGGTCAGGCAGAGGTTGGTATGCATCTGCATGCCTGGAACAGCCCACCAGAAGTAGCGTTAACGGATGATGACTGGCGCTGGCAGCCTTATCTTATTGAGTACCCGGATAACGTGCTGCGCGCTAAGGTCAAATTTATGACCGATCTGCTGGAGGAGAAATTCCAGACGAAAATGGTAAGTCATCGTGCTGGTCGATGGGCGTTTGATGAGCGTTATGCCGCTGTGCTGCGTGAGCTTGGCTATCAGGTGGACTGTTCGGTGACGCCGCGCGTAAGCTGGCGTAATTCACCGGGTGTACCGCAGGGACAGGGCGGTACGGATTATACTCATTTTCCCCATCACGCTTATTTTCTCGATCCGGACGATATCTCACGCAGCGGCGCATCAACCCTGCTGGAGGTACCGATGAGCACTCAATATAAGCACTCCGCCCTGGTGAACCGCCTGAAGCAGGGTTACCATCGACTGCGCGGCAAAACACGTGGCCCTTCGGTTAACTGGCTGCGTCCATCAGGCGGCAATCTGGTCGCGATGCAACAGGTTGTGGAGGCAAGTCTGGCGGAGGGAAATGATTATGTGGAGTTTATGCTGCACTCGTCAGAATTTATGCCGGATGGCAGCCCAACCTTTAAAAACGAAGCGGATATTGAACGGCTGTATGAGGATTTAGAAGGGCTATTTAGTTGGCTACAGGCGCGTACGCGCGGCATGACGCTGGCGGAATATTATCAATATTTTAGGTGTGGTAAGAATGATTAA